The DNA sequence TGCAGGCCGATATCCGCAGCTCCGACCTGCTGGCGGAGTACGGGCAGGCCATCGATCGCGACAGCGCGCGGGAAATGCTGGCGCGCCGGATCGAGAAGACCGCGGAGATGCCGGCGGCCCCCGCCGCCCCCGCCGCGCCGGCGGCACCGGGCAAGCCGAGCCAAGTGTCAAAGACCACGAAGGTGCTGGGGGGGGCGCTGCTGGGGAGCCTGGCGGCGACGGTGGGCCGGACGGTGGGCCGGGAGATGGTGCGCGGTCTTTTCGGACTGCTGGGAGCCAAGCCACCGAAGACGCGGAGGCGGACCACTCGCTGGTAGCCTCACCAAAAGGGAAACGAGAGAGGGTCGGAAGAACCACGGAGGGTCGGATAACGGATCGAGTGGTCGCGTCGTCACCCACCAATCCAGATTTCCGACCCTCCGATTCTCCTCCGACATTCCTTCGTATTGGTTACGAGCCCGCCACCCCTACTCCCCGACCCGCAGCAGCCCGTAATTCTTCTTCCCCTTCTGCAGCATCACGTACCCGCCGGCGAGCAGGTCCCCCGAGGTCAGCATCCGCTCCACGTCGTCGGTCTTCTCGCCGTTGACGGCGTAGCCCTTCCCCTGGATACCGCGCCGCGCGTCGCTCTTGGAGGTGGCCAGGCCGGCGGTCACCAGCGCGTCCACCAGCGGGAGGCCGGTGTCGAGCATCCCGGCGGGCAGCGCGGTGGTCGGCATCTCGCCGCTCAGCACCTCGAACACGCCGGCGTCGGCGGTGCGCAGGTCGGTACCGCCGAAGAGGATGGCGCTCGCGGCGATGACACGCGCGGTGGTGTCCGCACCATGCACCCGCGTGGTGATGTCCTGCGCGAGGAGACGCTGGGCGGAGCGGCGGCTCGGGTCGGCGGCCTGTTCGGTCATCGCCACGGCGATCTCGTCACCCGAGAGGAAGGTGAAGAAGTTGAGGAGCCGCTCCACGTCCCGGTCGTCGGTGTTGAGCCAGAACTGGTAGAACTTGTAGGGGCTGGTGCGCGCCGGGTCGAGCCAGACGTTTCCGTCCTCGCTCTTCCCGAACTTGGCGCCGGCCGCCGTGGTCAGGAGTGGCATCACGAGCCCGTGGGCGCTCCCCTGTTCCCGCCTCCCGATGAGCTCGATCCCCGCCGTGATGTTGCCCCACTGGTCGCTGCCGCCCATCTGCAGCTCGCACCCCGCCTGGCGGAAGAGGTGCCAGAAGTCGTAGGCCTGCACCAGCATGTAGGTGAATTCCGTGAAGCTGATGCCGGTCTCCATCCGACTCTGGACCGATTCCTTCTGCAGCATGTAGTTGACCGTGAAGTGCTTGCCGGTGTCGCGCAGGAAATCCATCAGCCCCAGGTTCCGGAGCCAGTCGGCGTTGTTCATGACGCGGGCAGCGGTCGGCCCCTCGAAATCGAGGAAGTGGGCCAGCTGGGCCTTGAGCGCGGCGGAGTTTCGGTCGAGGACCTCGACGGAGAGAATCGGCCGCTCGTCCCGCTTCCCGCTCGGATCGCCGACCATGCCGGTGCCCCCGCCGACCAGGGCAATCGGACGTCCCCCGGACCGCTGGAGCCAGGCCAGGCCCATGACCGGGAGGAGGCTCCCCACATGCAGGGAGTCGGCGGTCGGGTCGAACCCGATGTAGGCGGTGACCGGCCCCTCACCGAGGCGGGCCTGCAGCCCGGGGGTGGCGTCGTGGACGAGGCCCCGGGCGGTCATGGTGTCGAGAAGGGTGGGCATGGTGGAGAAACCTAGGGGGACGATTACTTTCCCTCAATGCTCCGTTCCCTGCTGGCCACCCTCCGCGACACCCTCCTCCGGTGGTGGCGTACCCCCAAAATCCGCCGGGGTGTCATCCTCTCCATCCTCGGCGTGATGGTCTTCGGGGCCGCCCTCGGCGCCGGCATCTGGCTGCGCGCCTGCTCCGGTAACCGCTGTCCCTCCATCGAGGGACTCGACAGCTACGACCCTGACCAGGCTTCCAAGGTCTATGCCGCCGACGGCCGCCTCATCACCGACCTCGGCAAGGAGCGGCGCACCGTCGTCAGCCTGCAGGAGATGTCGCCGGCGCTCGTCGCCGCCTTCATCGCCACCGAGGACAAGCGCTTCTACCAGCACCACGGCGTCGACTGGATCCGCTTCTTCGGCGCGGTCAAGGCCAACATTTTGGCGGGGGGCGTCACCGAGGGGTTCTCGACCATCACCATGCAGCTGGCGGGCAATCTCTTCCCGGAAGACCTGAACCGCCGGGTGCGGTCGTACGACCGGAAGATCCGGGAATCGAAGGTGGCGCGGCAGATCGAGGACCGGTACAGCAAGGACAAGATCCTCGAGCTCTATCTCAACCAGATCGATCTCGGCAACCGGGCGTTCGGCGTCGAGGCGGCGTCACAGCGCTACTTCGGCAAGTCGTCCCGCGATCTCAACGTGGCGGAGGCGGCCACCCTTGCCGCCATGCCCAAGGCGCCGAGCCGCTACAACCCGCGCCGTCACCCGGCACGCGCCATCCAGCGCCGGAACCTGATCCTGAATCTCCTGGCCGACCAAGGATCGATCACGCAGGAGGAGGCGAATCGCTGGAAGGCGTATCCCCTCCTGCTCTCCTCGCGCGACGATTTCAGCGGCGTGGCCGAGTATTTCGTCGAGTACATCCGCCAGCAGCTCGACGCCCGGTTCGGGCCCCGGCTCTACACCGACGGGCTCCGGATCTACACCACCCTCGATCTCGAGGTGCAGCAGGCGGCGGAGCGGGCGCTCGAGTCGCAACTCAGCTCCATCGAGGCGGGGGCGTACGGCCCGTACAAGCACCCGACCTATGCCGCCTATCTCGAGAAGAAGGCGGAGTCGGAAGACGAGATCGGGCCCGCCCAGTCGCCCTATCTGCAGGGCCTGGCGGTCACCCTCGAGGCAAAGACCGGCTACATCCTGGCCATGGTGGGTGGGCGCGACTTCGAGGACAGCAAGTTCAACCGCGCCACCCAGGCGCTGCGACAGCCCGGCTCCACCTTCAAGCCGATCGTGTACACCGCCGGCGTGCGGGCCGGCGTGCCGCTCTCCACGGTGATGGTGGACGAGCCGATCACCGTGGAGATGCCGGGCATCCAGGAGCCGTGGGAGCCGCAGAACTACGACAACACCTTCGCCGGGCCGATGCCGCTCCGGCAGGCGCTCTACAAGTCGGTCAACATCATCGCCATCAAGCTCGGCATGGAAATCGGCGAGGAGGCGGTCATCGCGGAGGCCACCCGCTTCGGCCTCGTGGCCTCGCCCATCCCGGCCGTCCCCTCGATCCACCTCGGCTCGGCGGTGGTCAAGCCGCTCGAACTGATTGCGGCCTACACCGCCTTCGCCAACCAGGGGGAGCGGGCCACGCCGATGGGGATCCTGCGGGTGGAGGATCGCCAGGGGAACATCCTCTGGCAGCCGAAGCCCCGGCTGGAACCGGTCATGGACCCGCCGCTTGCGTGGATCATGAACGGCGCGCTGCAGGATGTGGTGCGCCGCGGCACCGGCACCCGCGCCGTGACCGGCATCAGCTTCCCCGTCGGCGGGAAGACGGGCACCACCAACGACGGCAACGACGTCTGGTTCGTCGGCTACACGTCGGACCTCGTTACCGGATTCTGGTTCGGGTTCGATGCGCCGGAGAAGATCAAGACCAACGCGCAGGGTGGTCTCCTCGCCGCGCCGGCGTGGCAGCAGATGATGACCGAGGTGTACGAACGGCGCCCCACCCCCGGCGGCTGGCCCCAGCCCGATGGCCTCGTGAGCGCCGAAATCGACCGCACCACCGGCTTCCGCGCGTCGCCCTACTGCCCGACGGCGGTGCGGGCCACCGAGTGGTTCCTGCCGGGCAGCGAGCCGAACGAGGCCTGCCCGGTGCACCTGCCCTTCGGCCGGTCCACCGAAGTCGAAGCCGCCCCAGTCGAGCCCGCGCCCGACGGCCAGTAACATGCCCCCCCGGTTCCTGACCGCCGGCTGGCTCCTCCCGATGGACGGGCCACCGATCCGGAATGGCGCAATCCTGATCGGGGGCGATGGACGGATCGAGGCTGTCGGTCCGGCGGGGAGCATCCCGCGCCCCGCAGACGCCGACCATTCCGCCTGGCCCGACGCCGCCATCCTCCCCGGCCTCGTCAACACCCACACCCATCTCGAACTCACCGGATTCGCCGGCATGGCGGACGAGGATGATTTTCCCGCCTGGATCCGGCGGATCCGCGTGCTGAAGGCGGAGCGCAGCGCAGAGGATTTCCTCGTCGCGGCGCGCCAGGGACTCGCCGACTGCCACGCGGCGGGCGTCACCACCGTCGCCGACACCGGCGACAGCGGCGCGGTCATCGAGGCGCTGGCGGAGGCGGGCGGGAGCGGGATCGCCTACCACGAGGTGTTCGGTCCGCATCCGGACCAGGTCACCGAGAGCATGGCGGGGTTGCGCCAGCGGGTGTCCGATCTCCGCCGTTTCGCGTCGGAGC is a window from the Gemmatimonadales bacterium genome containing:
- a CDS encoding PBP1A family penicillin-binding protein, encoding MLRSLLATLRDTLLRWWRTPKIRRGVILSILGVMVFGAALGAGIWLRACSGNRCPSIEGLDSYDPDQASKVYAADGRLITDLGKERRTVVSLQEMSPALVAAFIATEDKRFYQHHGVDWIRFFGAVKANILAGGVTEGFSTITMQLAGNLFPEDLNRRVRSYDRKIRESKVARQIEDRYSKDKILELYLNQIDLGNRAFGVEAASQRYFGKSSRDLNVAEAATLAAMPKAPSRYNPRRHPARAIQRRNLILNLLADQGSITQEEANRWKAYPLLLSSRDDFSGVAEYFVEYIRQQLDARFGPRLYTDGLRIYTTLDLEVQQAAERALESQLSSIEAGAYGPYKHPTYAAYLEKKAESEDEIGPAQSPYLQGLAVTLEAKTGYILAMVGGRDFEDSKFNRATQALRQPGSTFKPIVYTAGVRAGVPLSTVMVDEPITVEMPGIQEPWEPQNYDNTFAGPMPLRQALYKSVNIIAIKLGMEIGEEAVIAEATRFGLVASPIPAVPSIHLGSAVVKPLELIAAYTAFANQGERATPMGILRVEDRQGNILWQPKPRLEPVMDPPLAWIMNGALQDVVRRGTGTRAVTGISFPVGGKTGTTNDGNDVWFVGYTSDLVTGFWFGFDAPEKIKTNAQGGLLAAPAWQQMMTEVYERRPTPGGWPQPDGLVSAEIDRTTGFRASPYCPTAVRATEWFLPGSEPNEACPVHLPFGRSTEVEAAPVEPAPDGQ
- the tyrS gene encoding tyrosine--tRNA ligase, translated to MPTLLDTMTARGLVHDATPGLQARLGEGPVTAYIGFDPTADSLHVGSLLPVMGLAWLQRSGGRPIALVGGGTGMVGDPSGKRDERPILSVEVLDRNSAALKAQLAHFLDFEGPTAARVMNNADWLRNLGLMDFLRDTGKHFTVNYMLQKESVQSRMETGISFTEFTYMLVQAYDFWHLFRQAGCELQMGGSDQWGNITAGIELIGRREQGSAHGLVMPLLTTAAGAKFGKSEDGNVWLDPARTSPYKFYQFWLNTDDRDVERLLNFFTFLSGDEIAVAMTEQAADPSRRSAQRLLAQDITTRVHGADTTARVIAASAILFGGTDLRTADAGVFEVLSGEMPTTALPAGMLDTGLPLVDALVTAGLATSKSDARRGIQGKGYAVNGEKTDDVERMLTSGDLLAGGYVMLQKGKKNYGLLRVGE